From the genome of Streptomyces sp. NBC_01260, one region includes:
- the trhA gene encoding PAQR family membrane homeostasis protein TrhA, whose amino-acid sequence MTAAAAPEPAGLEPAETDAVPLKPRMRGWLHAGMFPAVLIAGIALIALTDTTRGRIACGIYILTACLLFGVSAVYHRGTWGPRGEAVLRRLDHANIFLIIAGTYTPLTLLLLPRSTGTPLLWAVWGAAAAGIAFRVFWVGAPRWLYTPCYIAMGWAAVFFLPDFMRTGGIAVLVLIVVGGLLYSAGGVIYGIKRPNPSPRWFGFHEVFHSLTLAAFVVHYVGISLVAYSQG is encoded by the coding sequence ATGACTGCCGCCGCCGCGCCCGAACCTGCCGGGCTGGAACCAGCCGAGACCGACGCCGTCCCGCTGAAGCCACGGATGCGCGGCTGGCTGCACGCCGGCATGTTCCCCGCGGTCCTCATCGCCGGCATCGCGCTCATCGCGCTCACGGACACCACGCGCGGCCGGATCGCCTGCGGCATCTACATCCTGACCGCGTGCCTGCTGTTCGGCGTGAGCGCCGTCTACCACCGCGGCACCTGGGGGCCGCGCGGCGAGGCCGTGCTGCGCAGGCTCGACCACGCCAACATCTTCCTGATCATCGCGGGCACCTACACCCCGCTGACCCTGCTGCTCCTGCCCCGTTCCACCGGGACCCCTCTCCTGTGGGCGGTCTGGGGCGCGGCGGCCGCGGGCATCGCCTTCCGGGTGTTCTGGGTCGGCGCCCCGCGCTGGCTCTACACGCCCTGCTACATCGCGATGGGCTGGGCCGCGGTCTTCTTCCTGCCGGACTTCATGCGGACCGGCGGGATCGCGGTGCTCGTCCTGATCGTCGTCGGCGGGCTGCTCTACAGCGCCGGCGGCGTCATCTACGGCATCAAGCGGCCGAACCCGTCACCGCGCTGGTTCGGGTTCCACGAGGTCTTCCACTCCCTGACCCTGGCGGCGTTCGTCGTGCACTACGTCGGCATCTCCCTGGTGGCGTACAGCCAGGGCTGA